One window of the Montipora foliosa isolate CH-2021 chromosome 4, ASM3666993v2, whole genome shotgun sequence genome contains the following:
- the LOC138000074 gene encoding serine/threonine-protein kinase Nek4-like isoform X1: MPLDHYKIDKVIGKGSYGEVKLVKHKKDKKQFVMKKVDLSKASAKERKAAEQEAKLLSQLRHPNIVSYRESFQDEPGFLYIVMNFCEGGDLYTKLKAQDKDGKALKETQVVEWFVQITMALQYMHERHVLHRDLKTQNIFLTKSNIIKVGDLGIARVLESASDMASTMIGTPYYMSPELFSNKPYNHKSDVWALGCCVYEMCTLRHAFNAKDMSSLVYKILKGKFPPLPSNYSPDLCSIVHSMLELDPQKRPSAQRLLRHSYIKKQIALFLEGTKNRQKKKTGTKEERIPSAKSGASKSQSSISDSGYSGSGLESSIATASAIDCVLEEEKPRKQSLETPSRNNKERSSIDSNSSSSSSSEKGQTEVHIKQSKEKNAGDIKQREMIKKQISERKRSSSGSSSKQRGGDEAKKSVEDVDEQRPLPGVARLRTPKAEESVRPLPQPPIARDLPASRSPKARRRYKVTSSCHAARSQYAEEEEEEYKERKISRDSETSQKSVSTSDSTPVSGLSARERRRLKQKQTGDKSALPAPPSVNILPSPNEVIAAKVKRSQEGVTSATPKQASAMDFPKHQPVAVGYDCVDGGRPVPKKGSCSSLADSVEPDSDTDSELEEISLEEPSVPIEKKHRSQSDVTSLISALDSTLKLSNISVDRESPDEPAQEERDEDKEPLDVHFFGSPTASGRLRDRIDRLRRFAKHARRFFHFITFPLLTMSSNDSHTASKLKRGWNSTKTKATNKNTRECVGGIGEDMLVKAYNIIDTHQEDFVEEALVRLMGRENFERYGGPIWQLKFCESFKHG; the protein is encoded by the exons GCAAAATTATTATCTCAGCTGCGGCACCCAAACATTGTATCATATAGAGAATCCTTCCAGGATGAACCAGGATTTCTTTACATTGTAATGAACTTTTGTGAGGGTGGAGACCTGTACACAAAGTTAAAGGCTCAAGATAAAGATGGCAAAGCACTGAAAGAGACACAGGTTGTTGAGTGGTTTGTTCAAATTACCATGGCACTACAG TATATGCATGAAAGGCATGTCCTTCACAGGGACCTCAAGACGCAAAACATTTTCCTGACAAAGAGCAATATTATCAAA GTTGGTGATCTTGGTATTGCAAGAGTGTTGGAATCAGCATCAGATATGGCCAGTACCATGATTGGTACACCCTATTACATGTCTCCCGAGCTTTTTTCCAACAAACCTTACAATCATAAG TCGGATGTATGGGCACTTGGTTGTTGTGTATATGAGATGTGTACTTTGAGACATGCTTTCAATGCAAAGGATATGTCATCATTGGTTTACAAGATTCTCAAAGGGAAG TTTCCACCTCTGCCATCAAACTACAGCCCTGATCTTTGTTCAATTGTGCACAGTATGCTGGAGCTAGATCCTCAGAAGAGACCCAGTGCTCAGCGCTTACTGCGTCACAGCTACATCAAAAAACAGATAGCTCTCTTTCTAGAGGGTACAAAAAATCG acaaaaaaagaaaactggaacCAAAGAAGAAAGAATACCAAGTGCTAAGTCAGGAGCATCAAAATCACAGTCTTCAATATCCGATTCTGGTTACTCAGGTTCTGGGCTTGAAAGTTCTATTGCAACAGCATCAGCCATTGATTGTGTCCTAGAAGAAGAGAAGCCACGAAAGCAATCACTAGAAACTCCGTcaagaaataacaaagaaaggtCATCCATAGATTCTAACAGTTCATCAAGTAGCTCTTCAGAAAAGGGACAAACTGAGGTGCATATCAAacaatccaaagaaaaaaatgcaggAGACATAAAACAAAGGGAGATGATTAAGAAGCAAatatctgaaagaaaaagatcaagtaGTGGGAGTTCATCAAAACAAAGAGGTGGAGATGAGGCAAAGAAGTCAGTGGAAGATGTTGACGAACAGAGACCTTTACCTGGTGTGGCCAGACTCAGGACACCAAAAGCTGAG GAGTCAGTAAGACCCTTACCACAGCCCCCCATAGCAAGGGATTTGCCAGCTTCCAGGAGTCCCAAGGCAAGAAGAAGATACAAGGTAACAAGTAGCTGTCATGCTGCAAGATCACAGTATGCagaggaagaagaggaagaatataaagaaaggaaaatatcTAGAGATTCTGAAACAAG CCAAAAGTCTGTATCGACCTCTGATAGCACACCAGTG AGTGGTTTGTCAGCCAGAGAAAGACGAAGGCTTAAGCAAAAACAAACTGGAGACAAAAGTGCCCTTCCAGCTCCACCCTCGGTAAATATTCTCCCCTCTCCCAATGAAGTGATAGCTGCTAAAGTTAAGAGGTCACAGGAAGGGGTTACTTCAG CAACACCCAAACAGGCATCTGCGATGGATTTTCCCAAACATCAGCCAGTGGCAGTGGGTTATGATTGTGTTGATGGTGGAAGGCCTGTACCTAAGAAGGGATCTTGCTCCTCTCTTGCT GATTCAGTTGAACCAGATAGTGACACAGATTCTGAATTAGAGGAGATCAGCTTGGAAGAACCATCAGTTCCAATAGAAAA AAAACATCGAAGTCAAAGTGACGTTACCTCTCTGATTTCTGCATTGGATTCCACATTAAAGTTGTCAAATATTAGCGTCGACAGAGAATCCCCAGATGAGCCTGCACAGGAGGAAAGAGATGAAGACAAGGAACCCTTGGATGTTCATTTTT TTGGATCGCCAACAGCATCTGGGAGGTTACGAGACAGAATTGACCGACTCAGACG ATTCGCTAAGCACGCCAGAAGattctttcatttcattacTTTTCCTTTATTAACTATGTCAAGCAATGATTCGCACACGGCAAGCAAGTTAAAACGAGGTTGGAATAGTACAAAGACCAaggcaacaaacaaaaatacgag AGAATGTGTTGGTGGTATTGGTGAGGACATGTTAGTTAAAGCCTACAACATAATCGACACCCATCAGGAGGATTTTGTCGAG GAAGCCCTTGTGAGACTCATGGGAAGAGAGAACTTTGAACGATACGGCGGACCGATTTGGCAACTCAAGTTTTGCGAAAGTTTCAAACACGGTTAA
- the LOC137999358 gene encoding uncharacterized protein has product MVREFEERAESLGHRSLVKNAAKFAEDLGANLHLKHPDPVCAVNSREIIPSHCVKEVLKECVEDKLEREVRGLEWQGKLLIQRKSDSQLCKNGCFSWLSKWKSCPSYTIAGAFEIYEQLLPTKLYFSKKTLTSCSGDVKCRLCGHAQESVPHILAGCTVLAQNKYLFRHNMALKVLFYEILRDQDLLEEVPPWYSPVMPKPVYKSEQVEAWWDVPVYADHQEVRANRVDARVVNHVSKKVMTIEMSCLWISNREKKSEEKTMKYGPLRWELKEKYKGYEVHQYNIIMDVLGGWSEETEISVQSLVGQKTTHVLERMQKAVLSATLNIARTFKVVT; this is encoded by the coding sequence ATGGTGAGGGAGTTTGAGGAGAGAGCTGAGTCCCTGGGGCATAGATCGTTAGTCAAAAATGCTGCAAAGTTTGCAGAGGATCTGGGCGCCAACCTACACCTTAAGCATCCAGATCCTGTATGTGCTGTGAACAGCAGAGAGATCATTCCATCGCATTGTGTCAAGGAAGTGTTGAAAGAATGTGTGGAGGATAAGCTTGAAAGGGAAGTACGTGGATTAGAATGGCAGGGAAAGCTGCTAATTCAGAGGAAGTCTGATTCACAGTTGTGCAAGAATGGGtgtttcagttggttgagcaaatGGAAATCGTGCCCCTCGTACACTATTGCAGGTGCGTTTGAAATATACGAACAATTGTTGCCcacaaagttatattttagCAAAAAGACACTCACGAGCTGTTCTGGGGATGTGAAGTGTAGGCTGTGTGGTCATGCCCAAGAAAGTGTCCCGCACATCCTGGCCGGGTGTACTGTACTAGCTCAGAACAAGTATTTGTTTAGACATAACATGGCTTTAAAAGTCCTGTTCTACGAGATCTTACGTGACCAAGATCTTCTTGAAGAAGTACCACCGTGGTACTCGCCAGTGATGCCAAAGCCGGTGTACAAGTCAGAACAAGTAGAAGCTTGGTGGGATGTACCTGTGTATGCAGATCATCAGGAGGTGCGAGCCAACCGAGTCGATGCGAGGGTTGTGAATCATGTGAGCAAGAAAGTCATGACCATAGAGATGAGTTGCCTATGGATTAGTAATCGAGAGAAGAAGAGCGAGGAAAAAACTATGAAGTATGGTCCGCTAAGGTGGGAGTTGAAGGAGAAATATAAAGGATACGAGGTGCACCAGTATAACATCATCATGGATGTGCTTGGTGGGTGGTCGGAAGAGACAGAGATTAGTGTGCAATCATTGGTTGGGCAAAAGACTACTCACGTCTTAGAGAGAATGCAGAAGGCCGTTTTATCGGCAACGCTCAATATTGCAAGAACTTTCAAAGTAGTAACATGA
- the LOC138000074 gene encoding serine/threonine-protein kinase Nek4-like isoform X2, with the protein MPLDHYKIDKVIGKGSYGEVKLVKHKKDKKQFVMKKVDLSKASAKERKAAEQEAKLLSQLRHPNIVSYRESFQDEPGFLYIVMNFCEGGDLYTKLKAQDKDGKALKETQVVEWFVQITMALQYMHERHVLHRDLKTQNIFLTKSNIIKVGDLGIARVLESASDMASTMIGTPYYMSPELFSNKPYNHKSDVWALGCCVYEMCTLRHAFNAKDMSSLVYKILKGKFPPLPSNYSPDLCSIVHSMLELDPQKRPSAQRLLRHSYIKKQIALFLEGTKNRQKKKTGTKEERIPSAKSGASKSQSSISDSGYSGSGLESSIATASAIDCVLEEEKPRKQSLETPSRNNKERSSIDSNSSSSSSSEKGQTEVHIKQSKEKNAGDIKQREMIKKQISERKRSSSGSSSKQRGGDEAKKSVEDVDEQRPLPGVARLRTPKAEESVRPLPQPPIARDLPASRSPKARRRYKVTSSCHAARSQYAEEEEEEYKERKISRDSETSQKSVSTSDSTPVSGLSARERRRLKQKQTGDKSALPAPPSVNILPSPNEVIAAKVKRSQEGVTSATPKQASAMDFPKHQPVAVGYDCVDGGRPVPKKGSCSSLADSVEPDSDTDSELEEISLEEPSVPIEKKHRSQSDVTSLISALDSTLKLSNISVDRESPDEPAQEERDEDKEPLDVHFFGSPTASGRLRDRIDRLRRECVGGIGEDMLVKAYNIIDTHQEDFVEEALVRLMGRENFERYGGPIWQLKFCESFKHG; encoded by the exons GCAAAATTATTATCTCAGCTGCGGCACCCAAACATTGTATCATATAGAGAATCCTTCCAGGATGAACCAGGATTTCTTTACATTGTAATGAACTTTTGTGAGGGTGGAGACCTGTACACAAAGTTAAAGGCTCAAGATAAAGATGGCAAAGCACTGAAAGAGACACAGGTTGTTGAGTGGTTTGTTCAAATTACCATGGCACTACAG TATATGCATGAAAGGCATGTCCTTCACAGGGACCTCAAGACGCAAAACATTTTCCTGACAAAGAGCAATATTATCAAA GTTGGTGATCTTGGTATTGCAAGAGTGTTGGAATCAGCATCAGATATGGCCAGTACCATGATTGGTACACCCTATTACATGTCTCCCGAGCTTTTTTCCAACAAACCTTACAATCATAAG TCGGATGTATGGGCACTTGGTTGTTGTGTATATGAGATGTGTACTTTGAGACATGCTTTCAATGCAAAGGATATGTCATCATTGGTTTACAAGATTCTCAAAGGGAAG TTTCCACCTCTGCCATCAAACTACAGCCCTGATCTTTGTTCAATTGTGCACAGTATGCTGGAGCTAGATCCTCAGAAGAGACCCAGTGCTCAGCGCTTACTGCGTCACAGCTACATCAAAAAACAGATAGCTCTCTTTCTAGAGGGTACAAAAAATCG acaaaaaaagaaaactggaacCAAAGAAGAAAGAATACCAAGTGCTAAGTCAGGAGCATCAAAATCACAGTCTTCAATATCCGATTCTGGTTACTCAGGTTCTGGGCTTGAAAGTTCTATTGCAACAGCATCAGCCATTGATTGTGTCCTAGAAGAAGAGAAGCCACGAAAGCAATCACTAGAAACTCCGTcaagaaataacaaagaaaggtCATCCATAGATTCTAACAGTTCATCAAGTAGCTCTTCAGAAAAGGGACAAACTGAGGTGCATATCAAacaatccaaagaaaaaaatgcaggAGACATAAAACAAAGGGAGATGATTAAGAAGCAAatatctgaaagaaaaagatcaagtaGTGGGAGTTCATCAAAACAAAGAGGTGGAGATGAGGCAAAGAAGTCAGTGGAAGATGTTGACGAACAGAGACCTTTACCTGGTGTGGCCAGACTCAGGACACCAAAAGCTGAG GAGTCAGTAAGACCCTTACCACAGCCCCCCATAGCAAGGGATTTGCCAGCTTCCAGGAGTCCCAAGGCAAGAAGAAGATACAAGGTAACAAGTAGCTGTCATGCTGCAAGATCACAGTATGCagaggaagaagaggaagaatataaagaaaggaaaatatcTAGAGATTCTGAAACAAG CCAAAAGTCTGTATCGACCTCTGATAGCACACCAGTG AGTGGTTTGTCAGCCAGAGAAAGACGAAGGCTTAAGCAAAAACAAACTGGAGACAAAAGTGCCCTTCCAGCTCCACCCTCGGTAAATATTCTCCCCTCTCCCAATGAAGTGATAGCTGCTAAAGTTAAGAGGTCACAGGAAGGGGTTACTTCAG CAACACCCAAACAGGCATCTGCGATGGATTTTCCCAAACATCAGCCAGTGGCAGTGGGTTATGATTGTGTTGATGGTGGAAGGCCTGTACCTAAGAAGGGATCTTGCTCCTCTCTTGCT GATTCAGTTGAACCAGATAGTGACACAGATTCTGAATTAGAGGAGATCAGCTTGGAAGAACCATCAGTTCCAATAGAAAA AAAACATCGAAGTCAAAGTGACGTTACCTCTCTGATTTCTGCATTGGATTCCACATTAAAGTTGTCAAATATTAGCGTCGACAGAGAATCCCCAGATGAGCCTGCACAGGAGGAAAGAGATGAAGACAAGGAACCCTTGGATGTTCATTTTT TTGGATCGCCAACAGCATCTGGGAGGTTACGAGACAGAATTGACCGACTCAGACG AGAATGTGTTGGTGGTATTGGTGAGGACATGTTAGTTAAAGCCTACAACATAATCGACACCCATCAGGAGGATTTTGTCGAG GAAGCCCTTGTGAGACTCATGGGAAGAGAGAACTTTGAACGATACGGCGGACCGATTTGGCAACTCAAGTTTTGCGAAAGTTTCAAACACGGTTAA